One window of Nitrososphaerota archaeon genomic DNA carries:
- the galT gene encoding galactose-1-phosphate uridylyltransferase has translation MSNELRWNPLLGTWIIVSSKRKIRPWRIEECPFCPGTPETGYNWQTLILDNLYPTLRIDPETSRESFDIYKIKPGYGYCKIVIEVPEHTGDLDSIPFENLINYLKDLKEENIKLCNDKKIRYVACFRNKGEIIGVSLTHPHSQIYALPFIPPRIRIELKNAKKFYKEKNKCLFCHIIELEKKEFNRLLYSNKSFISFLPFFAMWPYEVHIYSKKHIGNIIELNNEEIEDLADMIKIIVAMYNSLFDFSLPYIMFIHNSPCRKNYPYYHFHIEFYPIHRSKDKLKYAAGIEWGAWVFTYDDIPENKAKELKEALNKALKKLENEEYRAKGTIF, from the coding sequence TTGAGTAATGAATTAAGATGGAATCCTTTATTAGGCACATGGATAATAGTATCTAGTAAACGTAAAATTAGACCTTGGAGAATTGAAGAATGCCCTTTTTGTCCAGGGACTCCTGAAACAGGATATAATTGGCAAACACTTATTTTAGATAATCTTTATCCAACTTTAAGAATAGATCCTGAAACTTCTAGAGAAAGCTTTGATATTTATAAAATTAAGCCTGGATATGGATATTGTAAAATAGTTATAGAAGTTCCTGAACATACTGGCGATTTGGATAGTATTCCATTTGAAAATTTAATTAATTATCTTAAAGATTTGAAAGAAGAAAATATTAAACTTTGTAATGATAAAAAAATACGCTATGTAGCTTGTTTTCGTAATAAAGGTGAAATAATAGGTGTATCTCTTACGCATCCACATTCACAAATTTATGCTCTTCCATTTATTCCTCCTAGAATAAGAATAGAATTAAAGAATGCAAAAAAATTTTATAAAGAAAAAAATAAATGCCTTTTTTGTCATATAATCGAATTAGAGAAAAAAGAATTTAATCGATTATTATATTCAAATAAATCTTTCATAAGCTTCTTACCATTTTTTGCTATGTGGCCTTATGAAGTTCATATATATTCTAAGAAACATATAGGAAATATTATTGAATTAAATAATGAAGAAATAGAAGATTTAGCAGATATGATTAAAATAATTGTTGCAATGTATAATTCCCTTTTTGATTTTAGTTTGCCATATATTATGTTTATTCATAATTCTCCATGTAGAAAAAATTATCCGTATTATCATTTTCATATAGAATTTTATCCAATCCATAGGTCAAAAGATAAATTAAAATATGCTGCTGGAATAGAATGGGGTGCATGGGTATTTACATATGATGATATTCCAGAGAATAAAGCTAAAGAATTAAAAGAAGCTTTAAATAAAGCTTTAAAGAAATTAGAGAATGAAGAATATAGAGCTAAAGGTACTATTTTTTAA
- a CDS encoding phosphoribosyltransferase family protein has protein sequence MFEKGDIEDAFIKILMKLNALKIGTFKLSSGMLSPYYIDINLVLSDPSSFSKIIEILIELIKRNKKLLEQKYLCGIPLAGLTFASVCAYKLNKPLIYIKKKERHDRERIIEGILKAGSSVLLIDDFSSTGNTLISTTEIIRSEGGIVTDALVLIDREESAKRNLEKINVNLHSLTTSKKVIKEFYKSGLITIDEYKGISYE, from the coding sequence ATGTTTGAAAAGGGAGATATAGAAGATGCTTTCATTAAAATATTAATGAAGCTAAATGCTTTAAAAATTGGTACATTTAAACTTTCATCTGGAATGCTTTCTCCATATTATATAGATATAAACTTAGTTTTAAGTGATCCATCTTCTTTTTCAAAAATTATAGAAATACTCATTGAATTAATAAAAAGAAATAAAAAATTATTAGAACAAAAATATTTATGCGGAATACCTTTAGCTGGTTTAACATTTGCATCAGTATGTGCATATAAATTAAATAAACCACTTATATATATTAAAAAGAAAGAAAGACATGATAGAGAAAGGATTATAGAAGGAATATTAAAAGCAGGTTCAAGTGTGTTATTAATAGATGATTTTTCATCAACTGGAAATACATTAATTTCAACAACAGAAATTATAAGGTCTGAAGGTGGAATAGTTACTGATGCTTTAGTTTTAATAGATAGAGAAGAAAGTGCAAAAAGAAATTTAGAGAAAATAAATGTGAATTTACATAGTTTAACTACAAGTAAGAAAGTTATCAAGGAATTTTATAAAAGTGGATTAATAACAATTGATGAATATAAAGGAATATCTTATGAATAA
- the rimI gene encoding ribosomal protein S18-alanine N-acetyltransferase, with translation MFYTLLSLLSIFLNEGNFINIRNAEKKDLIKVIEINRRCLPENYSYTFFEAILKDYPKSFFVAETYEGEIVGYVMCRVERVLSKISSFRIKKSGHIISIAVIPEYRGIGIGKMLMLNALKSLKEEYGCEESFLEVRVSNKIAIKLYLELGYKIVDVLKSYYVDGEDAYMMVKAL, from the coding sequence TTGTTTTATACTTTATTAAGCTTATTATCAATATTTTTAAATGAAGGGAATTTTATTAATATAAGGAATGCTGAAAAAAAAGATTTAATAAAAGTTATTGAAATAAATAGACGTTGTCTTCCAGAAAATTATTCTTATACATTTTTTGAAGCTATTTTAAAAGATTATCCAAAATCTTTCTTTGTAGCAGAAACTTATGAAGGAGAAATCGTAGGATATGTTATGTGTAGAGTTGAAAGAGTATTATCCAAAATTAGTTCCTTTAGAATTAAAAAGAGTGGGCATATAATTTCTATAGCAGTTATACCAGAATATAGAGGAATAGGTATAGGAAAAATGCTTATGCTAAATGCTTTAAAATCTCTTAAAGAAGAATATGGATGTGAAGAAAGCTTTTTAGAAGTAAGAGTTTCTAATAAAATTGCTATAAAACTTTATTTGGAATTAGGCTATAAAATAGTAGATGTTCTTAAATCATATTACGTTGATGGAGAAGATGCTTATATGATGGTAAAAGCTTTATAA
- a CDS encoding lactate racemase domain-containing protein: MVEIWLKYGNTEIFFESENFQVFQPKNYPPLPNMNEAFQEIIKKLIDDYLLKKDEKIVFVIDDKGFPESIKLFVNRLIEELRSLKLNDKNIIFLIASRNGKELKSKDLYNIFNKEAINNYKIICHNPLKNEFEFIGKTSFGTNVYLNKIFTEADIKILLGNILINPLIGYSSIGETIIPGIAKEETIKQNFSLILENKESKKFSEYSIHKDSLEAAKFSGIDFSIYFLLNSNNEISAIFSGSIEDISEKSINLLNEIYNLKINEKADIVVASLGGFPYDKTFENACNCLINLLNILSEKGVLIIVSECRKGLGSIVFSSFLEKDSKEIYEKLKQEPRIEIYRAYILKKFLEDFKMAIISIIPKSIISELLKIKSYDNISEALTYAFRIVGKNSKLFVIPECYKTIFKEV, from the coding sequence ATGGTTGAAATCTGGTTAAAATATGGAAATACAGAAATATTTTTTGAATCAGAAAATTTCCAAGTTTTTCAACCTAAAAACTACCCACCTTTACCGAATATGAATGAAGCTTTTCAAGAAATTATTAAAAAATTGATAGATGATTACCTTTTAAAAAAAGATGAAAAAATCGTATTTGTTATTGATGATAAAGGTTTCCCTGAATCAATAAAACTTTTTGTAAATCGTTTAATTGAAGAATTGCGTTCATTAAAATTAAATGATAAAAATATAATTTTTTTAATTGCTTCTAGAAATGGAAAAGAATTAAAAAGTAAAGATTTATACAATATATTTAATAAAGAAGCAATTAATAATTATAAAATAATATGTCACAATCCTTTAAAGAATGAATTTGAATTTATTGGAAAAACAAGTTTTGGAACAAATGTTTATTTAAATAAAATATTTACTGAAGCAGATATAAAGATTCTTTTAGGTAATATTTTAATTAATCCACTTATTGGATATTCTAGTATTGGAGAAACAATAATTCCTGGAATAGCTAAAGAAGAAACTATAAAACAAAATTTTTCATTAATATTAGAAAATAAAGAATCAAAAAAATTTAGTGAATATTCAATACATAAAGATTCTTTAGAAGCTGCAAAATTTTCCGGGATAGACTTTTCAATTTATTTTTTGTTAAATTCAAATAATGAAATTTCAGCAATATTTTCAGGAAGTATAGAAGATATTAGTGAAAAATCAATAAATTTATTAAATGAAATTTATAATTTAAAAATTAATGAAAAAGCAGATATAGTTGTAGCTTCTTTAGGAGGCTTTCCATATGATAAAACTTTTGAAAATGCATGTAATTGCTTAATTAATTTATTAAATATTCTTTCTGAAAAAGGAGTTTTAATAATTGTTTCAGAATGTAGAAAAGGCTTAGGAAGTATAGTTTTTTCTTCTTTCTTAGAAAAAGATTCTAAAGAAATTTATGAAAAATTAAAACAAGAACCTAGGATTGAAATATATAGAGCATATATATTAAAGAAATTTTTAGAGGATTTTAAAATGGCAATTATTTCCATTATACCAAAATCTATTATTTCTGAATTATTAAAAATAAAATCTTATGATAATATTTCAGAAGCATTAACTTATGCTTTTAGAATTGTTGGGAAAAACTCTAAATTATTTGTAATCCCTGAGTGTTATAAAACAATTTTTAAAGAAGTATAG
- a CDS encoding site-2 protease family protein: protein MCSYIYEDKLEKVKAIVNSRFKVEDLYYEYGVLTFVLSEGNYKEEFKKLVEDLKEMNLIPIMRKNGEKLILKINQFIRQPIKKTKTPYILFVVTILTVFIDGTLKSISPVYEELIGPLTPFKIASEAAIFTIAVLSIFGLHELSHKYSSKKDKIDTSLPYFIPGIPGVMPTFGAIIISTEPATNRDDLFDMGFSGPIVSFLMTIIVGIFAFLTALPASLPQIAEWEKLGYVGRLPMPLLFNLLEIILEPFMKNFEGLIFTPIGFAAWLGSIVTALNLLPIWQLDGGRIFRSFLSRKKHKIASYVSIIFMSITGYWFMALLLLFLMPQTIDIPPLDEYSPLSKSRKMALSIVILILILTFVPLYSILL from the coding sequence ATGTGTTCATATATATACGAAGATAAGCTTGAAAAAGTAAAAGCTATAGTTAATTCTAGATTTAAAGTAGAAGATCTATACTATGAATATGGAGTATTAACATTTGTATTATCTGAAGGAAATTATAAAGAAGAATTTAAAAAACTTGTAGAAGATTTAAAAGAAATGAATTTAATTCCTATAATGAGAAAAAATGGAGAAAAATTAATTCTAAAGATAAATCAATTTATTAGACAACCAATAAAAAAGACAAAAACGCCATACATATTATTTGTTGTAACAATTTTAACAGTATTCATAGATGGAACACTAAAATCTATATCTCCAGTTTATGAAGAACTTATTGGACCACTTACACCTTTTAAAATAGCTAGTGAAGCTGCAATATTCACTATAGCTGTATTATCTATTTTTGGTTTACATGAATTAAGCCATAAATATTCTTCTAAAAAAGATAAAATAGATACAAGTTTACCATATTTTATACCAGGCATACCAGGAGTTATGCCAACTTTTGGGGCGATAATAATTTCAACAGAACCAGCTACAAATAGAGATGATTTATTTGATATGGGTTTTAGTGGACCAATAGTAAGTTTTTTAATGACAATCATTGTTGGAATATTTGCATTTCTCACAGCGCTTCCAGCATCTTTACCACAAATAGCAGAATGGGAAAAATTAGGATATGTAGGAAGATTGCCAATGCCACTATTATTCAATTTATTAGAAATAATATTAGAGCCATTTATGAAAAATTTTGAAGGATTAATTTTTACACCAATAGGATTTGCAGCATGGCTTGGATCGATTGTTACAGCATTAAATCTTCTTCCAATATGGCAATTAGATGGTGGAAGAATATTTAGATCTTTTTTATCAAGAAAGAAACATAAAATAGCTTCTTATGTATCAATAATATTTATGAGTATAACAGGGTATTGGTTTATGGCTTTATTATTATTATTTTTAATGCCACAAACAATAGATATACCACCTTTAGATGAATATTCCCCTCTTTCTAAAAGTAGGAAAATGGCATTAAGTATAGTTATTCTTATTTTAATATTAACATTTGTTCCTCTCTATTCTATACTTCTTTAA
- a CDS encoding NERD domain-containing protein, translating to MSSIKTEVKQRILLNILKLIKNKEKFSFKELMEYSNVSKNVLEEVLKNINLKINQEISINESEKLSIAFEALASGVNIEELAKFLNWKDFEKFSSKILYIYGYDIAENFRIKENRKRIEIDILAIKENLILLFDCKRWNKPLTGKNLEIISEKQYFRAKVLEKILEKIYNKGSIKIIILPIILSLYETKIHSNEYCTILYVRALKDFLEKINVEFYNLPHITIFLGSKIDINKIKAI from the coding sequence TTGTCTAGTATAAAAACTGAAGTTAAACAAAGAATATTATTAAACATACTTAAACTTATTAAGAATAAGGAAAAATTTTCTTTTAAAGAATTAATGGAATATTCAAATGTTTCGAAAAATGTATTGGAAGAAGTTTTGAAAAATATTAATTTAAAAATAAATCAAGAAATTTCAATAAATGAAAGTGAAAAATTATCCATTGCTTTTGAAGCATTAGCTTCTGGAGTAAATATAGAGGAATTAGCTAAATTCTTAAATTGGAAAGATTTTGAGAAATTTTCTTCAAAAATATTATATATTTATGGATACGATATTGCTGAAAATTTTAGAATTAAAGAAAATAGAAAAAGAATAGAAATAGACATTTTAGCAATAAAAGAAAATTTAATATTATTATTTGATTGTAAAAGATGGAATAAGCCATTAACAGGAAAGAATTTAGAAATTATAAGTGAAAAACAATATTTTAGAGCAAAAGTTTTAGAAAAAATATTAGAAAAAATTTATAATAAAGGTTCTATAAAAATAATCATTTTACCAATAATATTATCTTTATATGAAACGAAAATTCATTCGAATGAATATTGTACAATACTTTATGTAAGAGCATTAAAAGATTTTCTTGAAAAAATTAATGTAGAATTTTATAATTTACCTCATATTACAATATTTTTAGGTTCAAAAATAGATATAAATAAAATAAAAGCAATTTAA
- a CDS encoding galactokinase family protein: MINERIETIKANSFLFSSAPARADFLNTHQDYKGLPVVPIAVNLRTYFFAINEINGKFKIISLNLKRQGVDYIDTFSIPKVNLKPGKWFGNYLRSVVIALQKTIRKKFNKGLEILIESEIPVASGLASSAALEVAFTKLLSEYYNLNLSLEEIAEISFIAENKIFGIPCGRLDQYGSSFGKAIVLYPKPPVKVETLPISDIDIIVVDSGIRHSVADIHPKRQEEINIGLKQLMESSIVPKNLKEKLGYRFDEPKWDKIKIEEIEKYLELINNISAKRILYTIKTHESTLKAIEIIKSGMIKNKLEELGKIMNEQHEFMKDLYDLSLPKIEEIRNEMLNAGALGVKISGAGLGGCLIGIVKEKEEGNKIVESAIKAGATNGWILKIDEGVKAEWR; this comes from the coding sequence ATGATTAATGAAAGAATTGAAACAATTAAAGCTAATTCTTTTTTATTTTCTTCTGCGCCTGCTAGAGCAGATTTTTTAAATACTCATCAAGACTATAAAGGCTTGCCAGTTGTTCCTATTGCTGTAAATCTTAGAACATATTTTTTTGCAATAAATGAAATTAATGGAAAATTTAAAATAATTAGTTTAAATTTAAAAAGGCAAGGAGTAGATTATATCGATACATTTAGCATTCCTAAAGTAAATTTAAAACCTGGAAAATGGTTTGGAAATTATTTAAGAAGCGTGGTTATTGCTTTACAAAAAACTATTAGAAAAAAATTCAATAAAGGTCTTGAAATATTAATTGAAAGTGAAATTCCAGTAGCAAGTGGATTAGCTAGTAGTGCTGCTTTGGAAGTTGCTTTTACTAAATTGTTAAGTGAATATTATAATTTAAATTTATCTCTTGAAGAAATTGCTGAAATTAGTTTTATAGCTGAAAATAAAATTTTTGGAATCCCTTGTGGAAGATTAGATCAATATGGTTCATCTTTTGGCAAAGCTATAGTATTATATCCAAAGCCCCCAGTAAAAGTAGAGACATTACCAATAAGCGATATAGATATAATTGTTGTAGATTCTGGTATTAGGCATAGTGTAGCAGATATTCATCCTAAAAGACAAGAAGAAATTAATATAGGTTTAAAACAATTAATGGAATCTTCTATTGTTCCCAAAAATCTTAAAGAAAAACTTGGATATAGATTTGATGAACCTAAATGGGATAAAATAAAAATAGAGGAAATTGAAAAATATTTAGAATTAATAAATAATATTTCAGCTAAACGTATTCTATATACTATAAAAACTCATGAATCAACATTAAAAGCAATTGAAATAATTAAATCAGGTATGATAAAAAATAAATTGGAAGAATTAGGAAAAATAATGAATGAACAACATGAATTTATGAAAGATTTATATGATTTAAGCCTTCCAAAAATAGAAGAAATAAGAAATGAAATGTTAAATGCTGGAGCATTAGGAGTTAAAATAAGTGGTGCAGGTTTAGGCGGCTGTCTTATAGGAATTGTAAAAGAAAAAGAAGAAGGAAATAAAATAGTTGAATCAGCAATAAAAGCTGGTGCTACAAATGGATGGATATTAAAAATAGATGAAGGTGTTAAAGCAGAATGGAGGTAA
- a CDS encoding 5-formyltetrahydrofolate cyclo-ligase: MNDFEIKKIKQKLREEIWKKMEKNGIAIFPGAYGRIPNFIGSDKAAEKVRELEEWKKAKIVFSNPDSAQKKIREFALKDGKLLIMASPRLKHGYIKIDPNKVKGKESFASTIKGAFKYGEILKELQKPDLIITGCVAVDPLTGYRLGKGHAYGDKEIRIMKDNFGELPVITTVHDMQIVNSIPYEKHDEKVSIIVTPTRIIRIK, translated from the coding sequence ATGAATGACTTTGAAATAAAGAAAATTAAACAAAAATTAAGAGAAGAAATATGGAAAAAAATGGAAAAAAATGGTATAGCAATATTCCCAGGTGCTTATGGCAGAATTCCTAATTTTATTGGAAGTGATAAAGCTGCTGAAAAAGTTCGTGAATTGGAAGAATGGAAAAAAGCAAAAATTGTATTTTCAAATCCAGATTCAGCTCAAAAAAAGATTAGAGAATTTGCATTAAAAGATGGAAAATTGTTAATAATGGCTTCACCTAGATTAAAACATGGTTATATAAAAATTGATCCTAATAAAGTAAAAGGAAAAGAAAGTTTTGCTTCTACAATAAAAGGAGCTTTTAAATATGGTGAAATCTTAAAAGAATTACAAAAACCTGATTTAATTATTACTGGTTGTGTAGCTGTTGATCCATTAACTGGCTATAGATTAGGAAAAGGACATGCTTATGGAGATAAAGAAATAAGAATAATGAAAGACAATTTTGGAGAATTGCCAGTAATTACAACTGTACATGATATGCAAATTGTCAATTCAATTCCTTATGAAAAACATGATGAAAAAGTTAGTATAATAGTAACGCCCACAAGAATAATTAGGATCAAATAG